The Deinococcus sp. AJ005 genome includes a window with the following:
- a CDS encoding LLM class flavin-dependent oxidoreductase, translated as MQIGIDSFAAVVSDPQTGETLGAADRLNNLLEEIETADRAGIDVFGIGEHHRPEYLDSAPALILAAAAARTQRIRLTSAVTVLSANDPVRVFQEFATLDLLSRGRAELVVGRGSFVEAYPLFGLELQDYDSLFAEKLELLLRIRDESHVHWSGQHRAALSGQGIYPRPLQDKLPIWLGVGGTPASFVRAGTLGLPLMVAIIGGEFRQFRPLIDLYRRAGQQAGFTPEQLQVGVHAFGFVGETPEAARDAFWPGHMRLFSAIGQERGWRPPTREQFDATCGPMGAYLIGDVQTVAQKVLDMDRLLGGLSRLTFQMTNVLLPHAEMLRGIERLGTQVMPLLRGRETLAGS; from the coding sequence ATGCAGATTGGAATTGACAGTTTTGCCGCCGTCGTCTCGGACCCACAGACGGGCGAGACGCTGGGCGCAGCAGACCGGCTGAACAACCTGCTGGAAGAGATCGAGACCGCAGACCGCGCCGGGATCGACGTCTTCGGCATCGGGGAACACCACCGCCCGGAGTATCTGGATTCCGCGCCCGCCCTGATTCTGGCGGCGGCGGCGGCCAGAACGCAGCGCATCCGCCTGACCAGCGCCGTGACGGTCCTGAGCGCCAACGATCCCGTGCGGGTCTTTCAGGAATTTGCCACGCTGGATCTGCTGTCGCGGGGCCGGGCGGAACTGGTGGTGGGCCGGGGGTCCTTTGTGGAGGCCTACCCATTGTTCGGACTGGAGCTTCAGGACTACGATTCGCTGTTTGCAGAGAAACTGGAATTGCTGCTCAGGATCAGGGATGAGAGCCACGTTCACTGGTCCGGCCAGCACCGCGCCGCGCTGTCCGGGCAGGGCATCTACCCACGGCCCTTGCAGGACAAACTGCCCATCTGGCTGGGCGTGGGCGGCACCCCGGCCTCCTTCGTCCGCGCGGGCACGCTGGGGCTGCCGCTGATGGTGGCCATCATCGGCGGCGAATTCCGGCAGTTCCGGCCCCTGATCGATCTCTACCGCCGCGCCGGGCAGCAGGCCGGATTCACGCCCGAGCAGCTTCAGGTAGGCGTCCACGCCTTCGGTTTTGTGGGGGAGACCCCGGAAGCTGCCAGGGACGCTTTCTGGCCAGGGCATATGCGGCTGTTCTCGGCCATCGGGCAGGAGCGCGGCTGGCGGCCACCCACACGCGAACAGTTCGACGCGACTTGCGGGCCGATGGGGGCTTACCTGATCGGCGACGTGCAGACCGTGGCCCAGAAGGTGCTGGACATGGACCGGCTGCTGGGCGGCCTGTCGCGCCTGACCTTCCAGATGACCAACGTGCTGCTGCCCCACGCCGAGATGCTGCGCGGCATCGAGCGGCTGGGAACGCAGGTGATGCCCCTGCTTCGCGGGCGGGAGACGCTGGCCGGGTCGTGA